The following are from one region of the Cloacibacterium normanense genome:
- the rlmB gene encoding 23S rRNA (guanosine(2251)-2'-O)-methyltransferase RlmB, which translates to MEAIEAGKTIDKIFVQGGLQGEIYSELKKLLKKYNIRPNTVPVEKLNRFTRKNHQGVVAFISEIPFYKIEDLLPQIFEEGKVPFLLILDRLTDVRNFGAIARTAECVGIDAIVIPDKGAAPINSDAIKTSAGALYNVKICKENNLAHVVDFLQQSGVTVFAATEKAEKMIYDAHFSEPCAIVMGNEETGISKEVMHHADEKIKLPITGKTQSLNVSVACGAILYEAVRQKMVGEL; encoded by the coding sequence ATGGAAGCGATAGAAGCTGGGAAAACCATTGACAAAATTTTTGTGCAAGGCGGTTTGCAAGGTGAGATTTATTCAGAATTAAAAAAATTACTGAAAAAATACAACATCAGACCAAACACGGTTCCGGTAGAAAAACTGAACCGTTTTACCAGAAAAAATCACCAAGGTGTAGTCGCATTTATCTCAGAAATTCCGTTTTATAAAATCGAGGATTTGTTGCCACAGATTTTTGAAGAAGGAAAAGTTCCGTTTTTGTTGATTTTGGATAGATTGACAGATGTAAGAAATTTCGGTGCGATTGCCAGAACTGCAGAATGTGTAGGAATAGACGCAATTGTAATTCCAGACAAAGGTGCTGCTCCTATCAATTCTGATGCGATAAAAACTTCGGCGGGAGCTTTGTATAATGTGAAAATTTGTAAAGAAAATAATTTGGCTCACGTAGTAGATTTTCTTCAGCAGTCAGGAGTTACCGTTTTTGCAGCCACTGAAAAGGCAGAAAAAATGATTTATGACGCTCATTTTTCAGAACCTTGCGCCATCGTAATGGGAAATGAAGAAACAGGAATTTCTAAAGAAGTAATGCATCATGCTGATGAAAAAATAAAATTGCCGATCACTGGAAAAACACAATCTCTGAACGTTTCTGTAGCTTGTGGAGCGATTCTTTATGAAGCAGTGAGACAGAAAATGGTGGGAGAATTGTAA
- a CDS encoding AAA family ATPase produces MQELNQAEDIKQLTEKVKEQNVYFSLLKKEINRAIIGQEYMVDRLLIGLLGNGHVLLEGVPGLAKTLAIKTLSEAVHGAFSRIQFTPDLLPADVIGTQIYNVKENDFSIKKGPVFANFVLADEINRAPAKVQSALLEVMQEKQVTIGDETMKLPTPFLVLATQNPIDQEGTYLLPEAQTDRFMLKCKIDYPEFEDERQVMRMVSTSDIPQIKPVISLEQIVDAKKIINQIYLDEKIEKYILDMVFATRFPEKYGLSELKNYISFGASPRASINLAIASRAFAFLKGRAFVIPEDVKAIAKDVLRHRIGLSFEAEAEDVDADAIVDKILGKVSAP; encoded by the coding sequence ATGCAAGAACTTAATCAAGCCGAAGATATTAAACAACTCACCGAAAAAGTAAAAGAACAGAACGTTTACTTTTCACTTTTGAAAAAGGAAATTAACAGAGCAATTATCGGACAAGAATACATGGTAGACAGACTTTTGATTGGTCTGCTAGGAAATGGTCACGTTTTGCTGGAAGGTGTTCCTGGTTTGGCAAAAACTTTAGCCATCAAAACACTTTCAGAAGCGGTTCATGGAGCGTTTTCTAGAATTCAGTTTACGCCAGATTTATTGCCTGCAGACGTTATCGGTACGCAGATTTATAATGTGAAAGAAAACGATTTTTCCATTAAAAAAGGTCCTGTTTTTGCAAATTTTGTTTTGGCGGATGAAATCAACCGTGCTCCTGCAAAAGTGCAATCTGCACTTTTGGAAGTAATGCAAGAAAAACAAGTGACAATTGGTGATGAAACTATGAAATTGCCAACGCCATTTTTGGTTTTGGCAACTCAAAATCCAATTGACCAAGAAGGAACTTATCTTTTGCCAGAAGCGCAAACCGACCGTTTTATGCTGAAATGTAAAATTGATTATCCTGAATTTGAAGACGAAAGACAAGTCATGAGAATGGTTTCTACTTCGGATATTCCACAAATAAAACCTGTAATTTCTTTGGAACAAATTGTAGATGCTAAGAAAATCATCAATCAAATTTATCTAGACGAAAAAATTGAGAAATATATTCTCGATATGGTTTTTGCGACCAGATTTCCAGAGAAATATGGACTTTCTGAACTTAAAAATTACATCAGTTTTGGGGCTTCACCTAGAGCTTCTATTAATTTGGCGATTGCTTCCAGAGCTTTTGCATTTTTGAAAGGAAGAGCATTCGTCATTCCTGAAGATGTAAAAGCAATTGCGAAAGATGTTCTTCGTCACAGAATTGGTTTAAGCTTCGAGGCGGAAGCAGAAGATGTAGATGCAGATGCAATTGTAGATAAAATTTTGGGAAAAGTTTCTGCTCCTTAA
- a CDS encoding YfhO family protein, giving the protein MLKNKNILYIVISLAIFVVLALVYNNPIISGKQLLQHDIVQYKGGAKELLDYRAENGKETYWSDAMFGGMPTYQSGSQFRGDLIKKIDDTLNFLPKPANFIFLLFAGFFLLGYVATKNWKYALLGSTFFGLSTYFYIIIAAGHNGKVATLTYFAPLLAGILLVYIRKKYILGFIVTALFMGLQIAANHPQMTYYLFLALGFLFLSELVRAATGKTPWKHFFISSGVLALAMILGIGMNSQRLLANSEYVKETVRGKQILKSEHNAADNDGMKKQEILNWSYGKLETLNLFIPRAMGGASDEEGSDEMMKKVQELVQENVTSQEEYDQISKGFGGSLTYWGDQPGTSGPAYQGAIVVFLAILGFFFGWEKYRYWILGASVLSVLLAWGSNFMPLSELFIKFVPFYDKFRAPSSILVVVELLFPLIAIIGLYRFFNDEKLTEEYKQKVLVYGSSAVLGITLFLVIFGKSLLGFSTSNETAYLPPYLLDYLVGERFTMFRIDAIKAMIYVSITALALYFALKKKLSQNIALIVIGLVSLFDLWSVNKRYLNSDNFVDKAFAQTPFVTENSDYLAGKAGDNPLLNDLLSRANMNKTLEEITEKDKTHYRIFNQLLGPFNETNTSYYKASVGGYHAVKLRRYDDLINHYFYAEDSLKSAQIPQILNLLNTKYVVGGTLEQPQVQINPNANGNAWLVSDVKFVNTPNEEIDEIGNIDSKKTAVILKDDQKYFEGKTLAADSTAFVNLTKYQADELEYKTQSKTPQLAVFSEIYYPKGWKMFVDGKEVPYIKADYLLRAVYVPAGNHTVKMIFEPEVIANGKTISLIAFGLFVLLSLVGIFLLNRKSDKRNN; this is encoded by the coding sequence ATGCTGAAAAATAAAAACATTCTTTATATCGTCATTTCATTGGCGATTTTTGTAGTTTTAGCTTTAGTTTATAACAATCCTATCATTTCTGGGAAACAACTTTTGCAACATGACATTGTACAATACAAAGGTGGCGCAAAAGAACTTCTAGACTACAGAGCCGAAAATGGCAAAGAAACCTATTGGAGTGATGCCATGTTTGGCGGAATGCCTACTTATCAGTCGGGTTCGCAATTTAGAGGAGATCTCATCAAAAAAATAGATGACACACTGAACTTTTTGCCAAAACCTGCTAATTTTATTTTTCTGCTTTTTGCCGGATTTTTCTTACTCGGTTATGTTGCGACTAAAAATTGGAAATACGCTTTGTTAGGTTCCACTTTTTTTGGACTTTCCACGTATTTCTACATTATCATCGCAGCAGGTCATAATGGTAAAGTAGCCACTTTAACTTATTTTGCACCACTTTTAGCGGGAATTTTACTCGTCTATATTCGTAAAAAATATATTCTTGGCTTTATTGTCACTGCACTTTTCATGGGCTTGCAAATTGCCGCTAATCACCCACAAATGACGTATTACCTTTTCTTGGCATTAGGATTTTTATTCTTGTCTGAGTTGGTAAGAGCAGCTACAGGAAAAACGCCATGGAAACACTTTTTCATTTCTTCGGGAGTTCTAGCTTTGGCGATGATTCTTGGAATTGGAATGAACAGTCAGAGACTTCTTGCCAATTCTGAATATGTAAAAGAAACCGTTCGTGGAAAACAAATTCTGAAATCTGAGCACAACGCTGCGGATAATGACGGAATGAAAAAACAAGAAATTCTGAACTGGAGCTATGGTAAACTAGAAACTTTAAACTTATTCATTCCAAGAGCAATGGGAGGAGCAAGCGATGAAGAAGGCTCAGACGAAATGATGAAAAAAGTTCAGGAATTGGTACAAGAAAATGTAACCTCACAAGAAGAATATGACCAAATTTCTAAAGGATTTGGAGGAAGTTTAACGTATTGGGGAGACCAACCAGGAACTTCTGGACCGGCTTATCAAGGCGCTATTGTGGTATTTTTAGCCATTTTAGGATTTTTCTTCGGGTGGGAAAAATATCGTTATTGGATTTTAGGCGCATCTGTACTTTCTGTGCTTTTAGCTTGGGGAAGTAATTTCATGCCGCTGTCTGAATTATTCATCAAATTTGTTCCGTTTTATGACAAATTTAGAGCACCAAGCTCTATCTTAGTTGTTGTGGAATTATTGTTCCCACTGATTGCAATCATTGGATTATACAGATTTTTCAACGATGAAAAACTTACAGAAGAATACAAACAAAAAGTTTTAGTTTACGGAAGTTCTGCAGTTCTAGGAATTACTTTATTTTTGGTAATTTTCGGGAAAAGTTTACTTGGATTTTCTACTTCAAACGAAACTGCTTATTTGCCTCCTTATTTATTAGATTATTTGGTTGGCGAACGTTTCACGATGTTTAGAATCGATGCCATTAAAGCCATGATTTATGTTTCTATCACTGCTTTAGCACTATATTTTGCATTGAAGAAAAAATTATCTCAAAACATTGCTCTAATCGTTATAGGATTGGTAAGTTTATTTGATTTATGGTCTGTGAACAAGCGATATTTAAACAGTGATAATTTTGTTGATAAAGCTTTTGCACAAACTCCATTTGTGACCGAAAATTCAGATTATTTAGCTGGAAAAGCGGGCGACAATCCACTTTTAAATGATTTGCTTTCTCGAGCGAATATGAATAAAACTTTAGAAGAAATCACCGAAAAAGATAAAACCCATTACAGAATTTTCAACCAACTTTTAGGGCCTTTTAATGAAACCAATACTTCTTATTACAAAGCTTCTGTTGGTGGTTATCACGCTGTGAAATTGAGAAGATATGACGATTTAATCAATCATTATTTTTATGCTGAAGACAGTTTGAAGTCTGCTCAAATTCCTCAAATTCTCAATTTATTGAACACCAAATATGTAGTTGGCGGAACTTTGGAACAACCTCAAGTTCAAATCAATCCGAATGCAAATGGAAATGCTTGGCTGGTTTCTGATGTGAAATTTGTGAATACACCGAATGAAGAAATAGATGAAATAGGAAATATTGATTCTAAAAAAACGGCGGTTATTTTGAAGGATGATCAAAAATATTTTGAAGGAAAAACTTTAGCAGCTGATTCTACTGCTTTTGTAAATTTAACGAAATATCAAGCCGATGAACTAGAATATAAAACACAGTCTAAAACGCCACAATTGGCTGTTTTTTCTGAAATTTATTATCCAAAAGGCTGGAAAATGTTTGTAGACGGAAAAGAAGTTCCATACATCAAAGCTGATTATTTATTGAGAGCCGTTTACGTTCCAGCGGGAAATCACACGGTAAAAATGATATTCGAGCCAGAAGTGATAGCAAATGGAAAAACGATTTCCTTAATTGCTTTTGGTTTGTTTGTATTGCTTTCTTTGGTGGGGATATTTTTATTAAACCGCAAAAGCGACAAAAGAAATAATTGA
- a CDS encoding DUF6263 family protein has protein sequence MKKITAIALLSIAIVSCQKETKTVTKVDPKTGKTITVEVPVEDKETAKVENPAIKDSLGVYHATFKLEKGKTYPFSTYQRDVQTLSDGKQNISGTNESTDEMTFTVDNIDAKGNYEISMTLVGKRMSATSQGKTQAIDTKGSAPEDAQQKFMWAVQKAQTGNKLKITMDKTGKILSITGFEPVYKKTNDAAASVIKDAAQLKNFMEGFKLSFNEKFLKEQFGKNLNILPAKGVKLGGTWTQSDNVTPDGSVKINTTYTLAKVEDGIAEITIKGGIPRKAKTQSKNGMTHSVSIEGVQTGTIKIDANSGWILGSKIQMNTTEKESLSDGKQSQSMSKKTNSLVTINPSYKF, from the coding sequence ATGAAAAAAATTACAGCAATTGCGCTGCTTTCAATAGCAATCGTTTCTTGTCAAAAAGAAACAAAAACCGTAACCAAAGTTGACCCTAAAACGGGGAAAACCATCACCGTAGAAGTTCCTGTGGAAGATAAAGAAACGGCAAAAGTAGAAAATCCTGCCATCAAAGATTCTCTAGGTGTTTATCACGCAACTTTTAAATTAGAAAAAGGAAAAACGTATCCTTTCAGCACTTATCAAAGAGATGTGCAAACGCTTTCTGACGGAAAACAAAATATTTCTGGAACGAATGAATCTACAGACGAAATGACGTTTACTGTAGATAATATCGATGCAAAAGGAAACTATGAAATTTCTATGACGCTGGTTGGGAAAAGAATGTCTGCGACTTCTCAAGGAAAAACCCAAGCGATAGACACGAAAGGAAGCGCTCCTGAAGATGCTCAACAAAAATTTATGTGGGCAGTACAAAAAGCACAAACAGGTAATAAATTAAAAATTACCATGGACAAAACTGGGAAAATTCTTTCAATTACAGGTTTTGAACCCGTTTATAAAAAAACCAATGATGCGGCTGCTTCGGTGATTAAAGATGCTGCTCAACTTAAAAATTTCATGGAAGGATTTAAATTGAGTTTCAACGAGAAATTTTTAAAAGAACAATTTGGAAAAAACCTAAATATTCTTCCAGCAAAAGGCGTAAAATTAGGCGGAACATGGACACAGTCTGACAATGTAACTCCAGATGGAAGTGTAAAAATAAATACCACTTATACTCTAGCAAAAGTAGAAGACGGAATTGCAGAAATTACCATAAAAGGAGGAATCCCTAGAAAAGCAAAAACACAGTCTAAAAACGGAATGACGCATTCTGTAAGCATAGAAGGTGTACAAACGGGAACCATAAAAATAGACGCCAACTCTGGTTGGATTCTAGGCTCTAAAATCCAAATGAACACTACGGAAAAAGAAAGTTTGAGCGACGGAAAACAATCTCAAAGCATGTCTAAAAAGACCAACTCTTTAGTTACAATCAATCCTAGTTATAAATTTTAA
- a CDS encoding VWA domain-containing protein: MNFEIDSPYFLLLFLLFIPLLIRDFSKKKNSGINVPTTQNMSIAGSFSWVQKFLQFSKYIILSALIIALARPRTYTIFSDRDETKGIDIFLAIDISPSMLAQDLEPDRITALKKIATDFVKKREGDRIGIVEYWGEGITKVPLTSDHQVVLDEIRDMSPSEELTGTAIGEGLSVAVNHLKDSKSKSKIIILMTDGVNTVPNAMPPQFAGELAKSYGIKVYTIGIGTNGFALFPQITPFGIEFFEQEVQIDEATLSEIATLTGGKYYRATSNTSLENVYNEINSLEKSKIKTNKIYNYEEYFRVFLWIALAFLLIDAVLRWRIFRIFN; encoded by the coding sequence ATGAATTTTGAGATAGACAGTCCATATTTTTTATTGCTCTTTTTGCTTTTTATTCCACTTTTGATAAGGGATTTTAGCAAGAAGAAAAATTCGGGAATTAATGTTCCGACTACCCAAAATATGTCTATAGCAGGAAGTTTTTCTTGGGTTCAAAAATTTTTACAATTTTCTAAATACATCATTCTTTCTGCGCTGATTATTGCTTTGGCAAGACCTAGAACTTACACCATTTTTAGCGATAGAGACGAAACCAAAGGGATTGATATTTTCTTGGCAATTGACATTTCGCCCAGTATGTTGGCTCAAGATTTAGAGCCCGATAGAATTACAGCTTTGAAAAAAATTGCAACGGATTTTGTCAAAAAAAGGGAAGGCGATAGAATAGGAATTGTAGAATATTGGGGAGAAGGAATTACAAAAGTTCCGCTCACTTCTGACCATCAAGTGGTTTTAGATGAAATTAGAGACATGAGTCCTAGTGAAGAACTTACAGGAACAGCAATTGGAGAAGGACTTTCTGTAGCGGTTAATCATTTGAAAGACAGTAAATCAAAGTCAAAAATCATTATTTTAATGACTGATGGCGTAAATACGGTTCCGAATGCGATGCCACCACAGTTTGCAGGTGAATTGGCAAAATCCTACGGAATTAAAGTGTACACGATAGGAATCGGAACGAATGGTTTTGCGCTATTTCCGCAGATTACACCTTTTGGAATTGAATTTTTCGAGCAAGAAGTACAGATTGATGAAGCTACGCTTTCTGAAATTGCGACTTTAACAGGTGGAAAATATTACAGAGCCACTTCTAATACGAGTTTAGAAAATGTATATAACGAGATTAATTCTTTAGAAAAATCGAAAATTAAGACCAATAAAATTTACAATTACGAAGAATATTTCAGGGTTTTTCTTTGGATTGCCTTGGCGTTTTTATTGATAGATGCAGTTTTAAGATGGAGAATTTTCAGAATTTTTAATTAA
- a CDS encoding glycosyltransferase family protein, whose product MKQKKTLIISYYWPPAGGPGVQRWLKFVKYLPDFGWEPTVFIPENPSYPIVDETLQKDVPKNLKMIKTKIWEPYQLAEKFGKDNKKFKAGQFDVGENQSWKAKFSIFVRGNFFIPDARVFWVKPSVEFLEKYLKVNHYDVLVTTGPPHSLHLIGLGLKKKFPDLKWIADFRDPWTEISYYKHLKLTKIADKKHRKLESEVFKNADITLATSYTDAENFRKKGANAFCITNGFDVDASTTLSMTEENSKTLLLSNSTTKFTLSYIGILEQLRNPEILWETLNVLVQENADFKNDFELKFVGRLDDKILQKIESSALKNNLTNLGYQTHDVALKHMQDSSVLLMTNFPQESSKGIIPGKIFEYLATGKTILSFGPKDADVEKILNETKAGKHFGYDEKENLKNFILESYQNWKSGMLNQNAENIEQFSRKNLTQKLVDLMNKWF is encoded by the coding sequence TTGAAACAAAAAAAAACACTCATCATCTCTTATTACTGGCCTCCAGCTGGAGGACCGGGAGTTCAACGTTGGTTGAAATTTGTAAAATATTTGCCTGATTTCGGTTGGGAACCTACCGTTTTTATTCCAGAAAATCCTAGTTATCCAATTGTAGATGAAACCTTGCAAAAAGACGTTCCCAAAAATCTCAAAATGATTAAAACCAAAATTTGGGAACCTTACCAATTGGCAGAAAAATTCGGGAAAGACAATAAAAAATTCAAAGCGGGACAGTTTGATGTAGGTGAAAACCAATCTTGGAAAGCCAAATTTTCGATTTTTGTTCGTGGCAATTTCTTTATTCCAGATGCAAGAGTTTTTTGGGTAAAACCTTCCGTAGAATTTTTAGAAAAATACTTGAAAGTCAATCACTATGATGTTTTGGTAACTACTGGACCTCCACATTCTTTGCATTTGATTGGGTTAGGCTTAAAGAAAAAATTTCCAGACTTAAAATGGATTGCAGATTTCCGTGATCCATGGACTGAAATTTCGTATTACAAACACTTGAAACTGACTAAAATTGCCGATAAAAAGCATAGGAAATTAGAATCTGAAGTGTTCAAAAATGCAGATATTACTTTGGCAACAAGTTATACCGATGCTGAAAATTTCAGAAAAAAAGGCGCAAATGCTTTCTGCATTACGAATGGATTTGATGTAGATGCTTCGACTACGCTCAGCATGACAGAAGAAAACTCTAAAACTCTACTACTCTCCAATTCTACCACTAAATTCACGTTAAGTTACATCGGTATTTTAGAACAGCTTAGAAATCCTGAAATTTTGTGGGAAACTTTAAATGTTTTGGTTCAAGAAAATGCAGACTTCAAAAACGATTTTGAGTTGAAATTTGTAGGGAGATTAGACGATAAAATTTTACAAAAAATAGAAAGTTCAGCTCTTAAAAATAACTTAACGAATTTGGGTTATCAAACGCATGATGTTGCGTTAAAACACATGCAAGATTCATCAGTTTTATTGATGACCAATTTTCCTCAAGAATCTTCAAAAGGGATTATTCCAGGGAAAATTTTCGAATATTTGGCAACGGGAAAAACGATTCTTTCTTTCGGTCCAAAAGATGCAGATGTAGAAAAAATATTGAACGAAACCAAAGCTGGAAAACATTTTGGCTATGATGAAAAAGAGAATCTAAAGAATTTTATTTTAGAATCTTACCAAAATTGGAAATCAGGAATGCTGAACCAAAACGCTGAAAACATTGAGCAATTTTCTAGAAAAAATTTGACTCAGAAACTAGTCGATTTAATGAATAAATGGTTTTAA
- a CDS encoding DinB family protein yields the protein MNTHFQNHRAVRKNLLNILQNTSHKDLLTIPDGFNNNIYWNIAHCVATQQLLCYYLSGNPFRIDKYWVDTYKKGTLPNLDVSESEVEDLGFLLIETSKILMKDYDDDFFPDYTAYSTSFGIDLKNIQDAIIFNNMHESLHFGYAMAQKRALAGEQF from the coding sequence ATGAATACTCATTTTCAAAATCATAGAGCAGTAAGAAAAAACCTTCTGAATATTTTACAAAATACGTCTCACAAAGACTTGTTGACCATTCCAGATGGTTTTAACAATAATATTTATTGGAATATTGCACATTGCGTAGCTACTCAGCAACTTTTGTGTTATTATTTAAGCGGAAATCCTTTTAGAATAGACAAATATTGGGTAGATACTTACAAAAAAGGCACTCTTCCTAATCTGGATGTTTCTGAATCTGAAGTGGAAGATTTAGGTTTCCTACTCATCGAAACTTCTAAAATTCTGATGAAAGATTATGATGATGATTTTTTCCCAGATTACACCGCTTATTCTACAAGTTTTGGAATTGATTTAAAAAATATTCAAGATGCAATTATTTTCAACAATATGCACGAAAGTTTACATTTTGGATACGCAATGGCTCAAAAACGTGCTTTAGCGGGAGAACAGTTTTAG
- a CDS encoding DUF58 domain-containing protein, which translates to MQIKDIVKKVKQIEIRTRKRTENTLMGQYHSAFKGQGMAFAEVRPYQFGDDIRRIDWNKTARFKEPYVKVMEEERELTMMILVDISASMNYGTKIQLKRELVAEISASLGFSAAGNNDKVGLILFADKVYKVIPPQKGRKHILAIISTILTADYVQAETNIDAALEYMMHVFKKKSLAFLFSDFADEFDEKLLKIASKKHQLLGLRVFDEKDNEIPDVGYAFFRDIETGKQIWVNTSNQRWRYNYAEAQKQKIRHLREVFEKSSASFVEVKAEEDYTKILYNYFQKK; encoded by the coding sequence GTGCAAATAAAAGATATCGTCAAAAAAGTAAAACAAATAGAAATCCGTACTCGAAAGAGAACGGAAAATACTTTGATGGGGCAATATCACAGTGCTTTTAAAGGTCAAGGAATGGCTTTTGCAGAAGTTCGTCCGTATCAATTTGGAGATGATATTCGCAGAATTGATTGGAACAAAACCGCACGTTTCAAAGAACCTTATGTAAAGGTGATGGAAGAAGAACGTGAACTCACCATGATGATTTTGGTAGATATTTCTGCTTCTATGAATTATGGAACAAAAATTCAACTGAAACGTGAATTGGTGGCAGAAATTTCGGCGAGTTTAGGATTTTCGGCGGCAGGAAATAATGATAAAGTAGGGCTGATTTTGTTTGCGGATAAAGTATATAAAGTCATTCCGCCACAGAAAGGCAGAAAACACATTTTAGCGATAATTTCTACGATTTTGACCGCAGATTATGTGCAGGCAGAAACCAATATAGATGCGGCTTTAGAATATATGATGCATGTTTTCAAAAAGAAATCTCTAGCGTTTCTTTTTTCGGATTTTGCAGATGAATTTGACGAAAAATTATTGAAAATCGCTTCCAAAAAACATCAATTACTGGGTTTGAGAGTTTTTGACGAAAAAGACAATGAAATTCCAGATGTAGGTTACGCTTTTTTCAGAGATATTGAAACAGGAAAACAAATTTGGGTAAATACGTCTAACCAAAGATGGCGTTACAACTATGCAGAAGCTCAGAAACAAAAAATAAGACATCTGAGAGAAGTTTTTGAGAAAAGTTCTGCAAGTTTTGTAGAAGTAAAAGCAGAGGAAGATTATACCAAAATTTTGTATAATTATTTTCAGAAAAAATAG
- a CDS encoding GxxExxY protein, translating to MITQQYLTDLTYKINGACIEVHKILGAGLAEVVYHKALEEEFKLRNLNFKSEFQIPVFYKEKKLDCDFKCDFLIEDLIVLELKSVSNILDVHKFQVLNYMNLLKVPKGILVNFNVKNLYHHGQETYINKYYDELM from the coding sequence ATGATTACGCAACAATATCTTACCGATTTAACATATAAAATTAATGGAGCTTGTATTGAGGTTCATAAAATTTTAGGTGCAGGTTTAGCAGAAGTTGTTTATCACAAAGCTTTAGAAGAAGAATTCAAATTAAGAAATTTAAATTTCAAGTCAGAATTTCAAATTCCTGTTTTTTATAAAGAAAAGAAATTAGATTGTGATTTTAAATGTGATTTTCTGATTGAAGATTTAATCGTTTTAGAGTTAAAATCTGTCTCTAACATTTTAGATGTTCATAAATTTCAAGTTTTGAATTACATGAATTTACTTAAAGTACCGAAAGGAATTTTAGTAAATTTTAATGTTAAAAATCTTTATCATCATGGACAAGAAACATATATTAATAAATATTACGATGAATTAATGTAA
- a CDS encoding BatD family protein, whose product MKKLALLFVFVAQCFSAQTLSSNLSKEKIALGEKATFRVTINGLEGKDVISKPKNELLPFHLEETKDEINKTYDQYTRTVEFQVFEEGKFTIPELEFSINGAETIKTIPYEITVYNPVNADDQINDIMNNKQVDLGFSDYWEMYKWYILGGLVIFTSLFLFLSFFKNGVFRNSGKEKSPIHKTLQDLKNLEKKKYAEKGNYRMFYVELIDITRAFLVKQYHIPADVLLTDDLIDVMKHTNKISPENEKIVEEVFLRGDLVKFAKILPNQELMERDFLEIYEFVERSVTDIEAEHLREVH is encoded by the coding sequence ATTAAAAAATTGGCTTTGTTGTTTGTTTTTGTTGCTCAATGTTTTTCTGCACAGACGCTTTCTTCTAATTTATCTAAAGAAAAAATTGCGCTAGGCGAAAAAGCAACCTTTCGAGTAACCATCAATGGTTTAGAAGGAAAAGATGTGATTTCTAAACCTAAAAATGAACTTTTGCCTTTTCATTTAGAAGAAACCAAAGACGAAATCAATAAAACATACGATCAATACACCAGAACTGTAGAATTTCAGGTTTTTGAGGAAGGGAAATTTACCATTCCAGAACTTGAGTTTTCGATAAATGGAGCAGAAACCATCAAAACGATTCCCTATGAAATCACGGTTTATAATCCTGTGAATGCAGATGATCAAATCAACGATATTATGAACAATAAGCAAGTTGATTTGGGTTTCAGCGATTATTGGGAAATGTACAAATGGTATATTTTAGGAGGTTTGGTGATTTTTACTTCCCTGTTTTTATTTTTAAGTTTCTTCAAAAATGGCGTTTTCAGAAATTCAGGAAAAGAGAAAAGTCCGATTCATAAAACATTACAAGATCTAAAAAATCTAGAAAAGAAGAAATACGCAGAAAAAGGCAATTACAGAATGTTTTATGTAGAGTTGATAGACATAACCAGAGCATTTTTGGTAAAACAATATCATATACCTGCAGATGTTTTACTGACCGATGATTTAATCGATGTGATGAAACATACCAATAAAATTTCGCCTGAGAATGAAAAAATAGTGGAAGAGGTTTTTCTGAGAGGAGATTTGGTGAAATTTGCTAAAATCCTTCCGAATCAAGAATTAATGGAGCGTGATTTTTTAGAGATTTATGAATTTGTAGAGCGTTCGGTTACAGATATTGAAGCAGAACATTTAAGAGAAGTACATTAA